The following is a genomic window from Acidisarcina sp..
CTCAAAGGGGAAGGTCGAGGTGGTGCCGCCGCCCTCCTCTACCGGACGGTCATAGGTACCGCCGCTGGGGTGGGCCTCAATGTTATCCGGCTTGCCGAACGCTATATATATGTGGCCACGGTCGGTCTTCCAACCCGGCTTGCCTGCGGCAAAGTGCTCATTTGCGTAAGCAATACGCCGGTAGTGCTCTTCGCGGAATTCGTTCTCGGGCGAGTCGGGATTAGGATTCCGGCGCAGCCAGAACTGCTCGATGAAGGCATCCCGCTCCTCATCGTTGCTCAGGCTCTTAAAAGCCTTCAGCTCCTGGTCCGTAATGATCCAGTGCACATCTTCGTTAAGCCACGTCTTGTATGGCCCCTTCAACTCCTGCCTTACGGCCTTTTGGCGTTCGAACTTCTCCTTGTCGGAAAGCTCGCGCTTGAGCGGATCTACCGCTGGAGCTTCGTTGGGAGAGGTGGACTGGCCGGTAGCGGCGGGTTGAGACTGTCGCGCCTGCGAAAGAGGGGCGGAGAGTCCGAGAACACCCAAGGCTATCGCAGGAAACAGTAAAGTACGGCCCATGAACATAGGTTTGCTGGTACTCCTAATAGCGCACACTAATTTTAAGGTCTGGTAAAGGGGGAAGCAAGCAGGCGCACATGTTATTTGAAACTCCCCGCAGTGGCCAGCCGTCTCCACCTGTAACAGCCTCTCCGAACCCGGCGCAAAGCAGTCAATGGCCCTGATATCATTAGGCGCCGGAGGCGCGTCGGGTTAGACGGGGCCGCGACCTGGGAAGTGAGCAGGAAGTCACAATTCCTTTGCAAAATCAGCTCCGTGGGAACTTTGCTTTCAGCCCCAGCGTACCTATTCGAAAGAAGCCTTGCGCGAGACATCGCAGGACACATAAGAATGAGCCTAAAGAAGATCCTAATCATCGCCGGAGCCGTTATTGTGGCCGCGGCCATTGTGGCATTTACGGTCGTGCGGGCGCAGTCAGGCTATACCAAGGTGGTTACGGGCAAAGTGGTCCGGCAGAACCTGAGCTCTGTGGTGAGCGGCACCGGCCAGATCAAACCCAAGACCTACGTCAACATCGGCGCTACCGCCTTTGGACGCATCACCCACCTGGACGTCAAGGAAGGCGAGCGCGTCAAGAAAGGCCAGGTTCTGGCCACAGTGGAAAACGTCGTGGCCTCCTCCGGCGTTGCCGCCCAGAAAGCTTCTATCGCATCATCCAAAACGGATGTCGCCTCCTATGTGGCTGCCGAGAACACCGCAGTCGCCAATCTGGCGCGCGCCAAAGCTGACCTCGAACAGAAGAGGCTGGATTTCGACCGCGCCCAGGGACTCTACAAGGAAAAACTGATCGCCAAGCAGGACTACGACGCCAAGAAAGCAGCCTACGACACTGCCGTGGCTACCGTGGCGCAAAGTGACGCTGCATTGGTTCAATCCCGCGCGCAGACCGCTTCGGCACGCGGCAAAGTGGATGCTGCGGTGGCAAATCTGCGAAGCAACATCGATTCCTTGGACAAGACCATCTCCACCGCCCCTTTTGATGGCATCGTCACCAACCTGCCGGTGCGCGAGGGAGAGACGGTTGTCGTTGGCATCCAGAACGCCGAAGGCTCCACCCTGATGACGCTGGCGGATATGTCCGTAATCACCGCCGAGGTCAAGGTGGATGAGACCGACATCGTGAACGTAAAGATCGGGCAGCCGGCCGATGTTACAGTGGATGCCTTGCCGGGCAAAGTCTTCAAGGGCCACGTCACTCTGGTAGGCGATCAGGCGCTGCTTCGCT
Proteins encoded in this region:
- a CDS encoding efflux RND transporter periplasmic adaptor subunit, giving the protein MSLKKILIIAGAVIVAAAIVAFTVVRAQSGYTKVVTGKVVRQNLSSVVSGTGQIKPKTYVNIGATAFGRITHLDVKEGERVKKGQVLATVENVVASSGVAAQKASIASSKTDVASYVAAENTAVANLARAKADLEQKRLDFDRAQGLYKEKLIAKQDYDAKKAAYDTAVATVAQSDAALVQSRAQTASARGKVDAAVANLRSNIDSLDKTISTAPFDGIVTNLPVREGETVVVGIQNAEGSTLMTLADMSVITAEVKVDETDIVNVKIGQPADVTVDALPGKVFKGHVTLVGDQALLRSTGIATSQSTSGTEEAKDFKVVITIDGSPQELRPGLSSTAKITTAHKDGILILPIQALTMYSPDADNKAHVEKTAVSPASSTPPALIQGVFALRVEKGKLRTLFVPVTTGITGATDIEVVSGLKEGDEIVIGPYRTLRTLKSNTLVKRDNAPKAVKEGDTTT